Genomic segment of Ciona intestinalis unplaced genomic scaffold, KH HT000019.2, whole genome shotgun sequence:
CACAACTTCCCCCAAATAAAAGGGAGTAAAAACGACTAAAAGTAATAGCCCGCTCTTCTATTCACATAACTGCACTCCCTACTCACCTCCACAACTTCCCCATCTTCCACCATCAACATAAACACCCCGCGTCCCCCAACGACCTTCCAATCTCCTCCCACATCCATCGTGATCGCATTCACTCCATGATTCATGAGCATATTCATCATGATACTTGCATCACCATCGTGAATAATGGTCACATCACTCCAACCTTTGAACTGGATGAACTCCAACCTGGGTGTAagataatatagtactgtggggtaagatgggacaccttttacaaataatatccaaatatgctgatcatgttttaaacaattaacaacggtctataggagtcgtgaggatatggttttataattctttgaatgtttttcgtttactatcaaatgggacgataaaatcgaataaaaggtgtcccatcttcccccaccctactatataaacatactGGTGATTCTGGGTAGAATGAATTCgatcaagttataacattaatgaccactgtgTTAAACAAGCATGCATAAGGTATTAtgcaatgtatttatttataccaaCCCGGGactaatacaatatatatattggttatAGGGTAAAGGAAAGAATGAGTCTCAacttaagttataacaacccattagtgaccactgggttggagcaattgctataagtgtcttgcacaagacACATACGATAGTAGTCATGTTATAGCTATACCAACTGATTAGTGACCAATTATCATGTCTTTATCATGGTTTGAACAATTATCTTGTCTTGTtcagtatatatacatatagaatGTTGATCATAGGCGTTTGCgttcgcttacgagttaccatgtgagTCTTGCCCATAGACACATGCAATGGTAGTAGTGTCATCGCAGATTCAACAGTTTTTCATTTCTTATACCCACAcccaaaattaacaaaaactacatttttttaccaaaatatcaTTTCTTTCGAATCTTTTTCATCGATTTTTTCCATAATTCCTTTCTGCAACGAAATGACTGGTATGTTGTAATAATCAaggcattgtgatgtcacttgTAATTGTTCACCAACAATGTCTGTTATGATGACTTGAATCTGTAAAGTAAATGCTTAAGattccaggccagggttggagaaccagggatcttgggttcaaatccaggccagggttgaagaaccagggatcctgggttcaaatccacGCCCTAGTTCTGATTTTTTTAcgaacttaaaaaaattaagatttgGTAACAACAGATAATcataaaattattctttattaataaaaacagaaagtAAACTCACATTTGAAGCTGAGATATCCTCACATGTTTCCAGAACCTTCCAGATTGAGTTGTTAAAGTTGGCATTAAAAACCACAGGAGTGATTGAATCAGTGTGAAAACCAGCAGCATCATTTATTTCCTCCCCAGTAATAACAACTGCTCTCGCAAATTCTGCCTCTAAACTTTTATTGGCGAACAGTCCGCCAATTTTTACCGAAACAAGCGAAGGTGTGACCAAATTCAAactaaaacttaacaaaacgAGCCAAACTGAAAACACAGGGTTCATCATGGCGCTTGGTATCAATAAGTTTAACTTCAAGTAAACTGCGTTGGGATCTGGTATTGATTGTcttgtaattaattttaatcaatattGTAATTGATTCTCACTTTCCAGAGTGTTGTAGTCGGGCACGTAAGGGCAATACAGATCTTTTTCGTTGAACAgatgttcttgttgttgttttttccttgtaagcggcgtttacactacagcgtagctcgcctcggtgtaaaaagaacaaacaaagaaatatctacacccagcattgttcagcgcaggtcagcgtaaatatttttttgtttgttcgtTTAAGCCGTGTTTACACTCTAACAAAACTTTcgaaataataaacacaaaataaaaagtaacttaatttattcaaacaaaaacatcGTGACCATATTTGGCAGTAAAGGTCGTGAACCGTAACAATACGTACTTTATCTTcgcaaaagtaaaacaaacaacaaactaaCGGCGTCAATTAAACCAGTGCTTCTCAACCAGGGGTAATGGCCAACGTAAGGATAAACCCTGGCTATTCAACCTATATAGAAAACTTTTATCAGTGATCCAAACATTATTCGTAAATTAATAGCAAAATTTGGCGACCCAATTTTCGAAAATGCATTTCAACTTTTGTGAGCATAtgataaaatgattttaacttttacaatagCAGTCAAAGGTTTTGTGAACCACTGTAGAAGGCGacccaaccaaatcaaatggtgACCCAGGGGTTGAGAAGCACTTTACTAAATCGCATATTTtcaaaccacagaaataaatttCGTTCCTAATTCTGGAGGTAAATTAATCAAAGCATTTCGCATAAAACTCTACACAAGATgcttgatgacatcatcatgacatcatcacttatgacatcatcacttatgacatcatcatttatgacatcatcttttatgacatcatatctGATATCTTTGTATAAATCTCATCGCAAGTAACACAGTAACACGAGTTCAAAACGACACTGTTCATAGGCGGAACGTTGGGGGTGTCTGGGGTGCAATGTTACCCCAATATTTGAAACATAGgtactaatatatatttgagaCCCCTGGTTTTTAAGCCCAACAGATTTTACCCTACTgctaggtgtctatacaaacaagcagagctaaagtaatttgcattcaccacattaatcaatgaggttccctatgtttgacaactatgagtgtaactgtattttaacaatgtcaccccaggtttTTTGCAAATCTTAAAAACGTTCCGCCTATGACAATGCTAATTATTCGAAAATGAATAAAcgaatatgacatcataactaGAAATATAACCGCGTCATGCCCGATGATGTCATACGAATCGGCGGAAAATAATCGTATTATGACGACATAATAACCTTTGTGAGGTCATAATATAGACAGAGAGATACACaagtaataaaaactttaattaactAACAAgtcaattaattatttaaaacttggtGATAATATGAAAATCAACAAACGCTATGACATGAAATAACTATATGATGTAACGACATGTGTTTGTGTAACGTAAAAACTATTACAATAGGCGCCAACCTTTGCAAAAaacaggggaggcaggaatGGTTAAGCATATTtccaatgtttaaactttctaGGGGTgtgcctgcccaccctgcaaccccaggtttggtgcctatgcaTACAACAACACATGCTTAGAATTGAAGTAGGCAGCAAACTTGCatgggaggcagggatagttaggcAACCTTTcctattaaacaattttagttctaatttttacagattaatttggtataaaatatatgtggGGAGCGCAtgccaccctgccaccccaggtttggcgcctatgttgCCACATCATCAAGAAGTTGTGACTTCAGCTAAACCAGCCACGGAAATCACAAGTTCGCCATTATATTGTTTCGGGGACGGGGAATTACCTTTGAGGGGAGAATTAACCTTCTGGGTATCACCCACTAGTAATACTCGGGGCGGGTCCAACTTACGATTGTTGTTGTTCGATTCTGAANNNNNNNNNNNNNNNNNNNNNNNNNNNNNNNNNNNNNNNNNNNNNNNNNNNNNNNNNNNNNNNNNNNNNNNNNNNNNNNNNNNNNNNNNNNNNNNNNNNNNNNNNNNNNNNNNNNNNNNNNNNNNNNNNNNNNNNNNNNNNNNNNNNNNNNNNNNNNNNNNNNNNNNNNNNNNNNNNNNNNNNNNNNNNNNNNNNNNNNNNNNNNNNNNNNNNNNNNNNNNNNNNNNNNNNNNNNNNNNNNNNNNNNNNNNNNNNNNNNNNNNNNNNNNNNNNNNNNNNNNNNNNNNNNNNNNNNNNNNNNNNNNNNNNNNNNNNNNNNNNNNNNNNNNNNNNNNNNNNNNNNNNNNNNNNNNNNNNNNNNNNNNNNNNNNNNNNNNNNNNNNNNNNNNNNNNNNNNNNNNNNNNNNNNNNNNNNNNNNNNNNNNNNNNNNNNNNNNNNNNNNNNNNAGAAAAATGAAATGTTGATTTTCTgattagttttaatacaaacataaagcCCCTAATATGTAAGACACATGAATATAGGCAGGCACACAAATACACACAGACAAgcacacaaacacacacatacaAGCACAAACAAACAAGCACAAACAAACAAGCACACACAAACAAgcacacaaacacacacaaacacaaacaagaacacacaaacaagcaaacaaacacacacacaaacaaacacacaaacaaacacacacaaacacacatataaacTAGCACACAAACAAGCacacaaacacaaacacacacaaaccTTCATTAGTTTCATTGCTTGAAGAGTTGGATATTTGGTCAAGCTGATCCACCGAATCAAATTTCTTTAAATCACTCAACACTGTCTGTATACTGCTACAATCCTCCATTGAACCAAAACCTGGGTGGAAGAAGTGTTAGGGGTGCTGAGTTCAAGTCTCATGGTGGTAAGTGGGTGGTTGGGTAGATTTTGGCCATGGAAAGTAGGAGGATATAACAGGGGTGTCTTATCGCAGTTCAGTTCATGGCAtaagccggcacgaggtgtatgaaacagaacacccgtgttataacgactgttgttgccccgccatgcgaggataaataagttacatacgtggtaacttgtaagccNNNNNNNNNNNNNNNNNNNNNNNNNNNNNNNNNNNNNNNNNNNNNNNNNNNNNNNNNNNNNNNNNNNNNNNNNNNNNNNNNNNNNNNNNNNNNNNNNNNNNNNNNNNNNNNNNNNNNNNNNNNNNTAAATCCAAAGTCCTCTGTTTACACACATATCAAAAGCCACCCATATTATCAAAAGCCACACATGTTATCAAAAGCCACACATATTATCAAAAGCCACCCATATTATACCCATAACACCACACACAAGCCTTTTACCTCTAATTGCTTCTGTGTATCTTGCTTCAGTTCAAAGTAGGGCCGTGACTTTGCAATACTTGACTTTAATTTCTTTTCTAACTTCCTGACACCCATGGTTGCTACTTTGAAAGATTCAGCTTTCTCCTGGTGTTCATGCTCACTACTTATTCGTTCAACCTCTGAGTCATTCACCTGCTCATAATggtgtttatgatgtcatattgtaaCAGGTGTGACTGACTGATTCATTTACATACACtcaaaattaatgtttaatattaatacctATTACACAAAAcccaatattatatatatactacccACAGCAATAcctatacatatataagtGCAGCATGTCCCACCTTTAATGTTGCATGGTTCAACATCTCCGGCCATGCAGTATCCAGTTGGTTTGAATCTTTGATCATTCCTTGCTCAGCTACCGCTACCATTTCCCTGGCTGCTGTGTGCATGCTAACTGCACGCTCGTATCGTACAGCGGCTAACTGACATTCTGCTTGGGCCTGGGAGGGATAAAGTGAATTTAGAGGTAATATATCTAACATACTGCAAGTGTGTGTTACAGCAGAGCATATTTACACTAACTGCCGTTCTGCTTGGTCTTGGTAGGGGGTAGaggtaaagtaaaataataacaatataactCCTAAATGGACATAATGTTATACCACAAGTGTATAAGTTATATGAACCAAatacactcatgttataactctgaCTCTGCCACAAAAACACCAACCTCTTTAGCTAGCCTCTTCTTCTCATAATAAGGTCTTGCTTTAGCCACACTATCACCCAGTTTTGACGACAATCGATTCAATTTACGAGTGGATTCTGACAGTGCTGTGCGATAGTTATTTCGCTTTTCCtggaaattaaacaaaatcatttCTCTTGTTTTCTAACAGGCTAAcaataagaataaagttttaaataggtattttaa
This window contains:
- the LOC100185573 gene encoding SH3 domain-binding protein 5-like (The sequence of the model RefSeq protein was modified relative to this genomic sequence to represent the inferred CDS: added 353 bases not found in genome assembly), translating into MNGSWIEPQVSCELESLNNASEVINQLENEISEKRNNYRTALSESTRKLNRLSSKLGDSVAKARPYYEKKRLAKEAQAECQLAAVRYERAVSMHTAAREMVAVAEQGMIKDSNQLDTAWPEMLNHATLKVNDSEVERISSEHEHQEKAESFKVATMGVRKLEKKLKSSIAKSRPYFELKQDTQKQLESLSNEVKAVDLKLMQAKLSYSQSLKNLEEISNAIHASRGSLRLPKSPTVSRNSSYGFGSMEDCSSIQTVLSDLKKFDSVDQLDQISNSSSNETNEDHPSPAYPQPTPPPKDPLTPPAPSESNNNNRKLDPPRVLLVGDTQKVNSPLKGNSPSPKQYNGELVISVAGLAEVTTS